The Candidatus Hydrogenisulfobacillus filiaventi sequence ACCCGCTGGTGCACCGGATGGGGGAGGTAGGCGGCCAAGGCCTCCGCGGATTCGAACTCCATCACCAGCCCCAGCTGATAGCCCCGGCTGCGGCCGCTGACATCCCACCCCCAGTGCAGGCGGCGGATGCCGGGGATGGACGCCGGCAAGGCGTCCACCAGGCGGGCCAGTTCGGCCTGGTCCGCCTCCCCCGGCCGCTCCGGCAGCCGGATGAGGACCACATGCTGCATCGCGGGCATGGGCACCGCTCCCTCTTCCCGTGGATTAGACGATACCGGGTACCAGTCTGCCGTAACCGGCGGCGCAAGGCGAGGGGTCCCCGGCCGGCGCCGGGCGGGGACCCGCCGCCGTTCAGACCGGATAGCAGGACCAGGCCGGTCCGGGTTCGCGGGCTGTAGAGCGGTGACCACTTCGGCCCCGGGGGGCTCCTCGTCCGCCACGGCAGAGGGCCCCTGTGCGCAGCGGCCGAATCCCCTGCGTCATTGTCTGCACCATCCCTCCTGGTTTGTGCTGGTTCTTTCGCGGCAGCCTGGCATTAGCCAGATGCCCAA is a genomic window containing:
- a CDS encoding Stress-response A/B barrel domain-containing protein, producing the protein MPMPAMQHVVLIRLPERPGEADQAELARLVDALPASIPGIRRLHWGWDVSGRSRGYQLGLVMEFESAEALAAYLPHPVHQRVVAWLNAHQGEILAFDFPLPG